The following are from one region of the Cyclopterus lumpus isolate fCycLum1 chromosome 21, fCycLum1.pri, whole genome shotgun sequence genome:
- the gja3 gene encoding gap junction alpha-3 protein, which yields MGDWSFLGRLLENAQEHSTVIGKVWLTVLFIFRILVLGAAAEEVWGDEQSDFTCNTQQPGCENVCYDEAFPISHIRFWVLQIIFVSTPTLIYLGHVLHIVRMEEKRKEKEEEMRKANRFREEKELLYRNSGDAGGRGGGGGGKKEKRPIRDEHGKIRIRGALLRTYVFNIIFKTLFEVGFILGQYLLYGFQLRPLYKCARWPCPNTVDCFISRPTEKTIFIIFMLVVACVSLLLNLLEIYHLGWKKVKQGMRNEFPPAHESPHHAVNIAQPECLASASRTAPSGLSHPPHYTDVTAGSGAFLPPAGLVAEFKVDKLQREEPLRRPSPSSALYYISSSNHRLATQQNWANLATEHQTLEMKAATPSSPSSSSYTSTDKQQPGDVALLPPTSNTNSTATAASGSSSASKAGSWSGGKSGQEEGNATTTTTTVEMHEPPVTVITDPRRLSRASKSSTIRARPSDLAV from the coding sequence ATGGGCGACTGGAGCTTTCTGGGGCGGCTGCTGGAGAACGCTCAGGAGCACTCGACGGTCATCGGCAAAGTCTGGTTGAcggtcctcttcatcttcaggaTCCTGGTGCTGGGGGCGGCAGCCGAGGAGGTCTGGGGCGACGAGCAGTCCGACTTCACCTGTAACACGCAGCAGCCCGGCTGCGAGAACGTCTGCTACGACGAGGCCTTCCCCATCTCGCACATCCGCTTCTGGGTGCTGCAGATCATCTTCGTGTCCACGCCGACACTCATCTACCTGGGCCACGTGCTGCACATCGTCCGCATGGAGGAGAAgcggaaagagaaggaggaggagatgcgCAAGGCCAACAGGTTCCGAGAGGAGAAAGAACTCCTTTATAGAAATAGTGGagatgcaggaggaagaggaggaggaggaggcggcaaGAAGGAGAAGCGGCCAATCAGGGACGAGCACGGCAAAATCCGTATCAGGGGTGCGTTGCTGCGTACCTATGTGTTCAACATAATTTTCAAGACCCTGTTTGAAGTGGGATTCATTTTGGGCCAGTACCTCCTCTACGGCTTCCAGCTGAGGCCCCTGTACAAGTGCGCACGTTGGCCCTGCCCCAACACCGTGGACTGCTTCATATCGAGGCCCACCGAAAAGAcaatttttattatatttatgctTGTGGTGGCTTGCGTGTCTCTTTTGCTGAATTTGTTAGAGATCTATCACCTTGGTTGGAAGAAAGTTAAACAGGGCATGAGGAACGAGTTCCCCCCCGCCCACGAGTCGCCGCACCACGCCGTCAACATTGCGCAGCCCGAGTGTTTGGCCTCAGCCTCCAGAACTGCCCCCTCCGGCCTCAGCCACCCTCCCCACTACACGGACGTGACGGCGGGCAGCGGGGCATTCCTGCCGCCCGCGGGGTTGGTGGCGGAGTTCAAGGTGGACAAACTCCAGCGAGAGGAGCCACTCCGCCggccctccccctcctccgccctctactacatcagcagcagcaaccaCAGGCTGGCCACGCAGCAGAACTGGGCCAACCTGGCCACCGAGCACCAGACTCTGGAAATGAAGGCcgccaccccctcctctccatcctcctcttcctacacCAGCACTGACAAGCAGCAGCCTGGCGATGTGGCGCTGCTCCCTCCGACCAGTAACACCAACTCAACCGCCACCGCCGCCTCCGGCAGCAGCAGCGCGTCCAAAGCAGGCAGCTGGAGCGGTGGGAAGAGCGGGCAGGAGGAAGGCaacgccaccaccaccaccaccaccgtggAGATGCACGAGCCTCCGGTAACGGTCATCACGGACCCTCGGCGGCTCAGTCGGGCCAGCAAGAGCAGCACCATCAGGGCCAGGCCGAGCGACCTGGCTGTCTAA